A region of Trypanosoma brucei brucei TREU927 chromosome 1, complete sequence DNA encodes the following proteins:
- a CDS encoding hypothetical protein, unlikely (GPI-Anchor Signal predicted for Tb927.1.3740 by DGPI v2.04, no cleavage site predicted) gives MLFTSVSSSCLFTLKTKKHIRNEYYLESPLLLSGGLCPPLSAPSTFIFTRSVLNALNKKQKQRKNFITYKIYVMMRRCERYYIMFASTMRMHIYTLCVCMFLSVLLRVTLCGTTYI, from the coding sequence atgctCTTTACCTCCGTCTCTTCCAGTTGTCTGTTCACgctcaagacaaaaaaacatattcgaAACGAATATTATCTCGAATCGCCACTTCTCTTATCTGGTGGGCTCTGCCCGCCCTTGTCGGCGCCCAgtaccttcattttcacaagatctgttttgaacgcgttgaacaaaaaacaaaagcaacggaagaatttcattacttataaaatatatgtaatgatgcggaggtgtgagaggtattatattatgtttgcatcaacaatgcgcatgcatatatacactttatgtgtgtgtatgtttttgtctgTATTGTTGCGCGTCACACTGTGTGGtactacatatatatga
- a CDS encoding hypothetical protein, unlikely (unlikely gene predicted by glimmer): MGSRPVASFLTEGQHPVDNGVGCGPAAAVRRCKWELTVELTDVQL; the protein is encoded by the coding sequence ATGGGTTCGCGGCCGGTTGCATCCTTCCTTACTGAGGGCCAACACCCGGTGGACAATGGTGTAGGGTGTGGGCCGGCAGCCGCTGTTCGTCGTTGCAAATGGGAACTGACCGTGGAGCTGACCGATGTGCAGCTTTAA
- a CDS encoding ATP synthase subunit, putative: MATGRLKNGEERIVGIIGDEDTVTGFLLAGIGDNRPVEAQATGDRKAVAQPNYAVITPSTPLADIEDAFTNMTANPSIGVIIICQHIANEIRHLMEGFTDHIPCILEIPSKGGVYDASKDQVLVKINRALGCQ, encoded by the coding sequence ATGGCGACTGGTCGACTAAAAAACGGTGAGGAGCGTATCGTCGGTATCATTGGGGACGAGGACACTGTAACTGGCTTTCTTCTGGCAGGAATAGGAGACAATAGACCTGTCGAAGCTCAGGCAACAGGGGATAGAAAAGCCGTTGCACAGCCCAACTACGCTGTTATTACTCCGTCAACTCCACTGGCAGATATCGAAGATGCATTTACAAATATGACTGCAAATCCGTCAATTGGCGTAATTATCATTTGCCAGCATATCGCCAACGAAATCCGTCACCTAATGGAGGGGTTCACCGATCACATTCCTTGCATTCTGGAAATACCGAGCAAGGGAGGTGTTTACGATGCCAGCAAGGATCAGGTACTGGTGAAAATCAACAGAGCACTCGGCTGCCAGTAA
- the PGI gene encoding glucose-6-phosphate isomerase, glycosomal: MSNYLDDLRMHLAASPASGGSASIAVGSFNIPYEVTRRLKGVGADADTTLTSCASWTQLQKLYEQYGDEPIKKHFETDSERGQRYSVKVSLGSKDENFLFLDYSKSHINDEIKCALLRLAEERGIRQFVQSVFRGERVNTTENRPVLHIALRNRSNRPIYVDGKDVMPAVNKVLDQMRSFSEKVRTGEWKGHTGKAIRHVVNIGIGGSDLGPVMATEALKPFSQRDLSLHFVSNVDGTHIAEVLKSIDIEATLFIVASKTFTTQETITNALSARRALLDYLRSRGIDEKGSVAKHFVALSTNNQKVKEFGIDEENMFQFWDWVGGRYSMWSAIGLPIMISIGYENFVELLTGAHVIDEHFANAPPEQNVPLLLALVGVWYINFFGAVTHAILPYDQYLWRLPAYLQQLDMESNGKYVTRSGKTVSTLTGPIIFGEAGTNGQHAFYQLIHQGTNLIPCDFIGAIQSQNKIGDHHKIFMSNFFAQTEALMIGKSPSEVRRELEAAGERSAEKINALLPHKTFIGGRPSNTLLIKSLTPRALGAIIAMYEHKVLVQGAIWGIDSYDQWGVELGKVLAKSILPQLRPGMRVNNHDSSTNGLINMFNELSHL; encoded by the coding sequence ATGAGCAATTACTTGGATGATTTGCGCATGCATCTGGCGGCAAGTCCTGCGTCCGGGGGTTCAGCAAGTATTGCCGTCGGTTCATTCAATATACCTTATGAGGTCACACGGAGGCTAAAGGGGGTGGGAGCAGATGCCGACACAACACTTACTTCTTGCGCTTCTTGGACTCAGTTACAGAAGCTGTATGAGCAATATGGCGACGAACCTATCAAGAAGCATTTCGAAACTGACAGTGAGAGGGGTCAAAGGTATTCTGTAAAGGTGAGTTTGGGGAGCAAAGATgaaaactttttatttttggatTACTCCAAGTCGCACATTAACGATGAAATAAAGTGCGCTCTTCTGAGGCTGGCCGAGGAACGGGGCATCCGTCAGTTTGTGCAATCCGTTTTCAGAGGTGAGAGGGTAAACACGACAGAGAACCGCCCAGTCCTTCACATTGCTCTGCGAAATCGTTCCAATCGACCTATTTATGTTGACGGAAAGGATGTAATGCCGGCTGTAAACAAGGTTCTTGACCAAATGAGAAGCTTTTCCGAGAAGGTGAGGACTGGGGAGTGGAAGGGCCATACCGGCAAGGCCATCCGACACGTTGTAAACATTGGCATCGGAGGCAGTGACTTGGGACCCGTTATGGCAACGGAGGCACTGAAGCCGTTTTCTCAGAGGGATCTTTCCCTGCACTTTGTTTCCAACGTCGATGGAACTCACATCGCCGAGGTTCTAAAGTCGATTGATATTGAAGCAACTCTTTTCATCGTCGCGAGCAAAACGTTTACGACCCAAGAAACGATCACAAACGCCCTCTCCGCCAGGCGGGCGTTGTTGGACTACCTGCGGTCGCGCGGCATCGATGAGAAGGGTTCCGTTGCAAAGCACTTCGTTGCACTGTCGACAAATAATCAGAAAGTCAAGGAGTTCGGTATCGATGAGGAAAACATGTTTCAGTTTTGGGACTGGGTTGGTGGTCGGTACTCTATGTGGTCAGCTATTGGCTTGCCCATTATGATTTCAATCGGATACGAGAACTTTGTGGAACTCTTAACTGGGGCCCATGTCATCGATGAACACTTTGCCAATGCACCCCCTGAACAGAATGTTCCTCTGCTTCTTGCATTGGTGGGGGTTTGGTACATCAATTTCTTCGGCGCTGTGACCCATGCCATTCTGCCGTATGACCAATACTTGTGGAGGTTACCGGCGTACCTTCAGCAACTTGATATGGAAAGTAATGGTAAATACGTTACGAGGAGCGGTAAAACAGTTTCTACCCTTACTGGCCCCATTATTTTTGGGGAAGCTGGGACGAACGGCCAACATGCATTTTATCAGCTTATCCATCAAGGGACTAATCTCATTCCGTGCGATTTCATCGGTGCGATTCAGAGCCAAAATAAAATCGGTGACCACCACAAGATTTTTATGAGCAACTTCTTCGCCCAAACTGAAGCGCTGATGATAGGCAAGTCTCCCAGTGAGGTTCGTCGTGAATTGGAGGCAGCGGGAGAGAGGTCTgctgaaaaaataaatgcacTTCTCCCTCACAAAACTTTTATTGGAGGCCGACCAAGCAACACTTTGCTGATTAAGTCCCTAACGCCGCGCGCATTGGGTGCAATCATCGCTATGTACGAACACAAGGTTCTCGTTCAGGGTGCCATATGGGGTATTGACAGTTATGATCAGTGGGGTGTTGAGCTGGGGAAGGTGCTAGCCAAGTCTATTCTTCCTCAGTTGAGGCCAGGTATGAGGGTGAATAATCACGACTCATCCACCAACGGTCTAATCAATATGTTTAATGAATTGTCGCACCTTTGA